A portion of the Rhodococcus pseudokoreensis genome contains these proteins:
- the ppgK gene encoding polyphosphate--glucose phosphotransferase, giving the protein MAKTGFGVDVGGSGVKGGVVDLETGELIGDRIKLLTPQPSTPQAVAETVAEIIRQAEWDGPVGITLPSVVTGGVARSAANIDKGWIGTDARALFSGALGGRRVTVLNDADAAGIAEDALGAGKDAKGVLILLTFGTGIGSAILHDGVLLPNTEFGHMEVHGKEAEHRAASSVKEKKDLSYKEWAAEVSRVLTRFEDLLWPDLFIAGGGISRKHEKWIPHLTNRTPVVPAALLNTAGIVGAALAVETGIAP; this is encoded by the coding sequence ATGGCCAAAACGGGGTTCGGTGTCGACGTCGGAGGCAGCGGCGTCAAGGGTGGCGTCGTGGATCTCGAGACCGGCGAGCTGATCGGCGACCGCATCAAGCTCCTCACCCCCCAGCCGTCCACCCCGCAGGCGGTCGCGGAGACCGTCGCGGAGATCATCCGCCAGGCGGAATGGGACGGACCGGTCGGTATCACTCTGCCGAGCGTCGTCACCGGCGGCGTCGCACGATCCGCCGCGAACATCGACAAGGGGTGGATCGGGACGGACGCGCGCGCGCTGTTCTCGGGCGCACTCGGCGGCAGGCGCGTCACGGTCCTCAACGACGCCGACGCGGCGGGGATAGCGGAGGATGCGCTCGGCGCGGGCAAGGACGCGAAGGGGGTCCTCATCCTCCTCACGTTCGGCACGGGCATCGGCTCGGCGATCCTCCACGACGGCGTGCTGCTCCCCAACACCGAGTTCGGGCACATGGAGGTGCACGGCAAGGAGGCCGAACATCGAGCGGCGTCCTCGGTGAAGGAAAAGAAGGATCTCTCGTACAAGGAGTGGGCCGCCGAGGTCAGCCGGGTCCTCACCCGGTTCGAGGACCTCCTGTGGCCGGATCTGTTCATCGCCGGCGGCGGAATCAGCCGCAAACACGAGAAGTGGATCCCCCATCTGACCAACAGGACACCCGTCGTACCTGCTGCGCTGCTCAACACGGCGGGAATCGTCGGTGCTGCGCTCGCGGTCGAAACGGGCATCGCTCCGTAA
- a CDS encoding RNA polymerase sigma factor: protein MAATDTRQTADSTSESGPEAPVAAAATGTAPAAEAAPAKKAAAKKAPAKKAAAKKAPAKKAAAKKAGGKKATAGKGADGEDLDEDSADMEDIDITEGDLAEVESDVVEVVAVGEDEETEEPSEKDKASGDFVWDEEESEALRQARKDAELTASADSVRAYLKQIGKVALLNAEEEVELAKRIEAGLYATQIMQELSDSGEKLPAAQRRDMSWICRDGNRAKNHLLEANLRLVVSLAKRYTGRGMAFLDLIQEGNLGLIRAVEKFDYTKGYKFSTYATWWIRQAITRAMADQARTIRIPVHMVEVINKLGRIQRELLQDLGREPTPEELAKEMDITPEKVLEIQQYAREPISLDQTIGDEGDSQLGDFIEDSEAVVAVDAVSFTLLQDQLQSVLETLSEREAGVVRLRFGLTDGQPRTLDEIGQVYGVTRERIRQIESKTMSKLRHPSRSQVLRDYLD from the coding sequence GTGGCAGCCACCGATACACGTCAGACTGCTGATTCGACTTCAGAGTCAGGACCGGAAGCACCAGTCGCAGCGGCAGCCACCGGCACCGCTCCGGCAGCCGAGGCAGCTCCCGCGAAGAAGGCAGCGGCGAAGAAGGCCCCCGCCAAGAAGGCAGCAGCGAAGAAGGCCCCCGCCAAGAAGGCGGCGGCGAAGAAGGCGGGCGGCAAGAAGGCCACGGCCGGTAAGGGCGCGGACGGCGAGGACCTCGACGAGGATTCCGCCGACATGGAAGACATCGACATCACCGAGGGCGACCTCGCCGAGGTCGAGTCCGATGTCGTGGAGGTCGTCGCAGTCGGCGAGGACGAGGAGACCGAGGAGCCGTCCGAGAAGGACAAGGCGTCCGGCGACTTCGTGTGGGACGAGGAGGAGTCCGAGGCACTCCGCCAGGCCCGCAAGGACGCCGAGCTGACCGCGTCCGCAGACTCCGTCCGCGCCTACCTCAAGCAGATCGGCAAGGTCGCCCTCCTCAACGCCGAAGAGGAGGTCGAGCTCGCCAAGCGGATCGAGGCCGGGCTGTACGCGACCCAGATCATGCAGGAGCTGTCCGACTCCGGCGAGAAGCTCCCCGCTGCCCAGCGCCGCGACATGAGCTGGATCTGCCGCGACGGAAACCGCGCCAAGAACCACCTCCTCGAGGCCAACCTCCGCCTCGTCGTGTCGCTGGCCAAGCGCTACACCGGCCGCGGCATGGCGTTCCTCGACCTGATCCAGGAAGGCAACCTGGGCCTCATCCGTGCCGTCGAGAAATTCGACTACACCAAGGGCTACAAGTTCTCGACCTACGCCACGTGGTGGATCCGTCAGGCCATCACCCGCGCGATGGCCGACCAGGCCCGCACCATCCGCATCCCGGTGCACATGGTCGAGGTCATCAACAAGCTCGGCCGCATCCAGCGTGAACTCCTGCAGGACCTGGGCCGTGAGCCCACTCCCGAAGAGCTCGCCAAGGAAATGGACATCACGCCCGAGAAGGTGCTGGAGATCCAGCAGTACGCGCGTGAGCCCATCTCCCTCGACCAGACCATCGGCGACGAGGGCGACAGCCAGCTCGGCGACTTCATCGAGGACTCCGAGGCCGTCGTGGCCGTCGACGCCGTGTCCTTCACCCTGCTGCAGGACCAGCTGCAGTCGGTGCTCGAGACGCTCTCCGAGCGTGAAGCGGGCGTCGTGCGCCTGCGCTTCGGCCTGACCGACGGTCAGCCCCGCACCCTCGACGAGATCGGACAGGTCTACGGCGTCACGCGTGAGCGCATCCGCCAGATCGAGTCCAAGACCATGTCGAAACTGCGCCACCCGTCGCGGTCGCAGGTGCTGCGCGACTACCTGGACTGA
- a CDS encoding cation:proton antiporter produces the protein MNTTTLALIELGAVFFALGLLGRLAAQFGMSPIPFYLLGGLCFGSGGFVNLGDISEFSHLASEIGVVLLLLLLGLEYTASELVTGLRRSWMAGVVDAVLNAAPGAIVALMLGWGPTGAVVMAGVTYISSSGIIAKVLSDLGRLGNRETPVVLSILVFEDLAMAVYLPILTALLAGVSFAGGLEAVAISLVVISVVLVIALRYGRYVSALLDSPDSETLLLKLLGAALLVAGISSAMQVSAAVGAFLLGIAISGTTAHNASRVLEPLRDLFAAMFFVVFGLNTDPRAIPPVLGWAVLLAVVTALTKMITGAWAAKQQGVGRLGRARAGVALIARGEFSIVIAGLALSAGAVESELVALATAYVLLMAVIGPVAARVVEPVAGAWIRVRTTA, from the coding sequence GTGAACACCACCACGCTCGCGCTCATCGAACTGGGCGCGGTGTTCTTCGCGCTCGGTCTGCTGGGCCGTCTGGCAGCTCAATTCGGGATGTCGCCGATCCCGTTCTATCTTCTCGGAGGCCTCTGCTTCGGCAGCGGCGGATTCGTCAACCTCGGCGACATCAGCGAGTTCAGCCACCTGGCGAGCGAGATCGGGGTGGTCCTCCTCCTGCTTCTGCTGGGGCTCGAGTACACCGCATCGGAACTTGTCACCGGGCTGCGACGGTCGTGGATGGCCGGTGTCGTGGACGCCGTCCTCAACGCCGCGCCCGGCGCGATCGTCGCCCTGATGCTGGGGTGGGGACCCACCGGTGCCGTCGTGATGGCCGGCGTCACCTACATCTCGTCCTCGGGCATCATCGCGAAGGTGTTGAGCGACCTGGGACGTCTCGGTAACCGTGAAACGCCGGTCGTGCTGTCGATCCTGGTGTTCGAGGACCTCGCGATGGCCGTGTACCTGCCCATCCTGACGGCCCTGCTCGCCGGCGTCAGCTTCGCCGGCGGACTCGAGGCGGTGGCCATCTCCCTCGTCGTGATCTCCGTCGTCCTCGTGATCGCGCTGCGGTACGGCCGCTACGTGTCCGCCCTGCTGGACAGCCCGGACAGCGAGACCCTGCTGCTGAAGCTGCTCGGTGCCGCGCTCCTCGTGGCGGGGATCAGCTCGGCGATGCAGGTCTCGGCCGCCGTCGGGGCGTTCCTGCTGGGGATCGCGATCTCCGGCACGACCGCCCACAACGCCAGCCGCGTCCTCGAGCCGCTCCGCGATCTGTTCGCGGCGATGTTCTTCGTGGTGTTCGGGCTCAACACCGATCCCCGGGCGATTCCGCCGGTCCTCGGCTGGGCCGTGCTGCTCGCCGTCGTCACCGCGCTGACGAAGATGATCACCGGTGCGTGGGCGGCGAAACAGCAAGGCGTCGGGCGGCTGGGCCGGGCCCGCGCCGGGGTCGCGTTGATCGCGCGCGGCGAGTTCTCGATCGTCATCGCCGGCCTGGCGTTGTCGGCGGGCGCAGTGGAGAGCGAACTGGTGGCACTCGCCACCGCGTACGTGCTCCTGATGGCCGTCATCGGCCCGGTGGCGGCCCGGGTGGTCGAACCGGTGGCGGGCGCCTGGATCCGGGTCCGCACCACCGCCTGA
- a CDS encoding cation:proton antiporter regulatory subunit: protein MNVEVTPLPGIGVRKDFELAAGRRIGVITHRDGRTDLIVSKADDPDACAASVPLTTEEAAVLSNLLGAPQLVAQLEEEHRDLPGIRTKQLYIKEDSRFDGRPLGDTAMRTRTGVSIVAVMRAGQVYPSPKPDFLLTSGDLLVAVGTTDGLDASAKLLANG, encoded by the coding sequence ATGAACGTTGAAGTGACGCCACTACCCGGTATCGGGGTGCGTAAGGACTTCGAACTCGCCGCCGGTCGCCGCATCGGTGTCATCACCCACCGCGACGGCCGCACGGACCTGATCGTGTCGAAGGCCGACGACCCCGACGCCTGCGCCGCGTCCGTGCCGCTCACCACCGAGGAAGCGGCCGTGCTCAGCAATCTGCTCGGAGCACCGCAACTGGTGGCGCAGCTGGAGGAGGAACACCGGGACCTGCCCGGCATCCGCACCAAGCAGCTGTACATCAAGGAAGATTCCCGGTTCGACGGCCGCCCGCTCGGCGACACCGCGATGCGCACGCGCACCGGGGTGTCGATCGTCGCGGTCATGAGGGCGGGGCAGGTGTACCCGTCACCGAAGCCCGACTTCCTGCTCACCTCCGGCGACCTGCTGGTCGCCGTCGGAACCACAGACGGACTGGACGCGTCAGCCAAGCTCCTGGCCAACGGCTGA
- a CDS encoding DUF952 domain-containing protein, whose translation MKSEDQLVHICSRDEWRTAERDGARVPATYAADGFVHLSTPAQVHLPANRLFAGRTDLVLLRLDPDALGAPVKWEPGVPADPASMLFPHLYGPLPVTAVTAVEEYRPDADGTFPARR comes from the coding sequence GTGAAATCCGAAGACCAGCTCGTTCACATCTGCAGCCGCGACGAATGGCGCACCGCCGAACGCGACGGTGCCCGCGTGCCCGCCACGTACGCCGCGGACGGATTCGTGCACCTCTCCACACCCGCCCAGGTGCACCTGCCGGCCAACCGGTTGTTCGCCGGGCGCACGGACCTCGTCCTCCTCAGACTCGACCCCGACGCGCTCGGTGCGCCGGTGAAGTGGGAGCCGGGCGTGCCGGCCGATCCGGCGTCGATGCTCTTCCCGCACCTGTACGGGCCGCTGCCCGTCACAGCGGTCACCGCCGTCGAGGAGTACCGCCCCGACGCGGACGGCACGTTCCCGGCCCGGCGCTGA
- a CDS encoding DUF7455 domain-containing protein yields MPGTLTSPPLTAADRCDRCGAGARVRAVLPTGGELLFCGHHANEHADRLREMNATIVSEAEAAI; encoded by the coding sequence ATGCCCGGAACACTGACCAGCCCCCCGTTGACCGCAGCCGACCGGTGCGACCGGTGCGGTGCGGGAGCCCGCGTTCGCGCGGTCCTTCCGACCGGAGGAGAGTTGCTCTTCTGCGGTCACCACGCCAACGAGCACGCAGACCGTCTTCGCGAGATGAACGCCACGATCGTGTCCGAAGCCGAAGCTGCAATCTGA
- a CDS encoding DEAD/DEAH box helicase: protein METEAAQIVGTEAYLAQTEPARPAGSLRAWQRRALTKYLSTGPQDFLAVATPGAGKTTFALRVASELLRDRTVDQVTVVAPTEHLKHQWAESAARNGIALDSYFSNSTGQTSSDYQGVVVTYAQVASHPFKHRVRTESRRTLVILDEIHHGGDAKSWGDAIREAFGDATRRLALTGTPFRSDDSAIPFVTYEPDREGLMRSKADHSYGYSDALADGVVRPVVFLAYSGEARWRNNAGEEFSARLGEPLSAEQTARAWRTALDPSGDWIPAVLHAADTRLGQLRTGGMPDAGGLVIATDQTVARAYAQTLKVVTGEDPVVVLSDDPTASKRIAEFGASTQKWMVAVRMVSEGVDVPRLAVGVYATSASTPLYFAQAIGRFVRSRRKGETASVFLPSVPVLLDLASQLEAQRDHVLGKPHREKDGFDDDLLADANKQKDELGEEEKAFTSLGADAELDQVIYDGSSFGTATFSGSDEEADYLGLPGLLDADQMRALLRQRQSEQLDKQEPAAPAPVHTPVPQVADRVAAAGQLAQLRRELNSLVAMHHHRTGKPHGTIHGELRRVCGGPPTAIATVEQLTERISTLRQW from the coding sequence GTGGAAACCGAGGCCGCGCAGATCGTGGGCACCGAGGCCTACCTCGCACAGACCGAACCAGCCAGGCCCGCGGGATCGCTGCGCGCCTGGCAGCGTCGTGCGCTGACCAAGTATCTGTCCACCGGACCGCAGGATTTCCTCGCGGTCGCGACGCCGGGCGCCGGTAAGACCACCTTCGCGCTGCGGGTCGCGTCGGAACTGCTGCGCGACCGCACCGTCGACCAGGTGACGGTGGTCGCGCCGACCGAGCACCTCAAGCACCAGTGGGCGGAGTCCGCGGCGCGCAACGGCATCGCGCTGGACTCGTACTTCTCGAACTCGACGGGGCAGACGTCCAGCGACTACCAGGGTGTCGTGGTGACGTACGCGCAGGTCGCCTCCCACCCGTTCAAGCACCGGGTCCGCACCGAGAGCCGGCGCACGCTGGTCATCCTCGACGAGATCCACCACGGCGGCGACGCGAAGAGCTGGGGTGACGCCATCCGGGAGGCGTTCGGGGACGCCACCCGCCGTCTCGCCCTGACCGGTACGCCGTTCCGCAGCGACGACAGCGCGATCCCGTTCGTGACGTACGAACCCGACCGCGAGGGTCTGATGCGCTCGAAGGCGGATCACTCCTACGGGTACTCGGACGCGCTCGCGGACGGCGTCGTCCGGCCCGTCGTGTTCCTCGCGTACTCCGGCGAGGCACGCTGGCGGAACAACGCGGGCGAGGAGTTCTCCGCGCGGCTCGGCGAGCCGCTCAGCGCGGAACAGACGGCGCGGGCGTGGCGCACGGCCCTGGACCCGTCGGGCGACTGGATCCCCGCGGTCCTGCACGCCGCCGACACCCGTCTCGGCCAGTTGCGCACCGGCGGTATGCCCGACGCGGGCGGCCTGGTGATCGCGACTGACCAGACCGTCGCGCGCGCCTACGCACAGACCCTGAAGGTGGTCACCGGCGAGGATCCGGTCGTGGTCCTCTCCGACGACCCGACGGCGTCCAAGCGGATCGCCGAGTTCGGCGCGAGTACCCAGAAGTGGATGGTCGCCGTCCGCATGGTGTCGGAAGGCGTCGACGTCCCCCGCCTGGCCGTCGGCGTGTACGCCACCAGTGCGTCCACCCCGCTGTATTTCGCGCAGGCGATCGGTCGTTTCGTGCGGTCCCGCCGCAAGGGGGAGACCGCGAGTGTGTTCCTCCCGTCGGTGCCGGTGCTGCTCGACCTGGCCAGCCAGCTGGAGGCGCAGCGCGACCACGTGCTCGGCAAGCCGCACCGGGAGAAGGACGGCTTCGACGACGACCTGCTCGCCGACGCGAACAAGCAGAAGGACGAACTCGGCGAGGAGGAGAAGGCGTTCACCTCGCTCGGTGCCGATGCCGAGCTCGACCAGGTGATCTACGACGGCTCGTCCTTCGGGACGGCCACGTTCTCGGGATCCGACGAGGAGGCCGACTACCTGGGTCTGCCCGGTCTGCTCGACGCCGACCAGATGCGCGCCCTGCTGCGGCAGCGTCAGTCCGAGCAGCTGGACAAGCAGGAGCCCGCCGCGCCCGCGCCCGTGCACACGCCGGTTCCGCAGGTCGCGGACCGGGTGGCCGCCGCCGGGCAGCTCGCGCAACTGCGCCGCGAACTGAACAGTCTCGTCGCGATGCACCACCACCGGACGGGCAAGCCGCACGGCACCATCCACGGCGAACTCCGCCGGGTCTGCGGGGGACCGCCCACGGCGATCGCCACCGTCGAGCAGCTCACCGAGCGGATCTCCACCCTGCGGCAGTGGTGA